The Eschrichtius robustus isolate mEscRob2 chromosome 16, mEscRob2.pri, whole genome shotgun sequence DNA segment GTCGCCGGCCCTGCCTCCACCCCGGCCGAGCTGCCCTGGACCAACATCGACCTGAAGGAGCCCAAGAAAGGGCCCAGCCATGCGGCCGCTGACTTTCCCGAGGCCACCAACCTCTCCTCGCTGGCACTTCTCCCGCTGGGCCTGGAGGAGCCCGACAGCACCGACTGCCACGCGCTGTGGGCCTGGGTGTCCGGAGGAGGCTGTGCCGTGGAGGCCCACACCACGCTCAAGTGGTTCACCGCCCACTCGGGTAAGGGCAGCGGCCCAGCGCCCCAGAGGGTGCCCCAGGGGAGGTGGAGCAGGCCTGATGCCCCCACTGTGCACAGCCCGTCTTTCTGGAGCCTTCCAATACCAGCCCAGGCCGTCAGAAGGAAGGGCGTGGGCCTggagccccttccctccccctgtccCAGCAGTGGTGGCCATTCTAGGCTGACCTGGGGGACATCAGCTTTCCCATCCGGGTGAATGATGGGAGGGAGGGCTCACGGGACATTTTACAGAGATGGTAGCTTTCCAGAAAGAAAGGGCTGGTGAAGAAAAGAGCAGAGAGGCCTGGCCTGCTGCCCAGCCCTGAGGCTCCGACCGGCCCGCAGGCCTGCCCGCCTCCATGCAGATGCTCTCGCTGCCCATCACGCCGGCCCAGACGGCCGCCTGGCGGAAGCAGATCTTCCAGCAGCTCACCGAGAGGACCCAGCGGGAGCTGGAGAACTTCCGACACTACGAGCAGGCCGTGGAGCAGGTGGGCAGTGCCCGGGGGGCACGTTCCCCAGCACACGTCCATCGGGTGCCCGCTGCAGGCCAGCCCTGAGGTGAGGCGGGAGGGACACAGATGGAGGCAGCCAGCCTCCTGTCTGTCCATCTCGGATGGGAAGCCGGCCCCTCCAGGCCCGTGGAGAATCAAAGATGAAGAGATGAGTCCCTTTGTTGATTCACTTGCCCTCAGGAACTCCGTGCAGGCCCCGCTGCGTCGTAGGCACACAGGACCTGGCCGCGTCGCGGGGGGTGTGGGTCCCGGCTTTGCCGCTGACTCACTCTGACATCGGGCCAGGCACAGAACctcccgggcctcagtttccctatccaGAGCATGGGCTAACGGTGCCGATCCCACAGACTGTTTGAGAATCATAGAATTCACTGGTTCAGGGCCTGGCACCTGGCGGGTGTCTGGTGGCATCACTTCTGTCCTTAGGGTGAAGGGGGGGAGCCGGGAGGGCCGGGCAGGAGCCCCCAGTGTGGCAGTGAAGGGAGCAGAGTGGCCCCGGGGTGCCGGGGACTGGGCCGGAGTGTGGCGCCCCAGGGCCTGCCTGTGACCCCGTCCCACCGTCCCGCTGTGCTGCAGTCGGTGTGGGTGAAGACGGGGGCCCTGCAGTGGTGGTGCGACTGGAAACCCCACAAGTGGGTGGACGTCCGTGTGGCCCTGGAACAGTTCACGGGCCACGATGGAGTTCGGGACAGCATCCTTTTCATCTACTACGTGGTCCACGAGGAGAAGAAGGTGGGTGGGGGCGCCATAGGGGAGgtgccggggtgggggtggtggtgaaggggggtggggtgtgtaggggaggggggaggtgcaggggtggggtgtgtaggggaggggggaggtgcaggggtggggtgtgtaggggagggggaggtgcaggggtggggtgtgtaggggagggggaggtgcgGGGGGGGTGtgtaggggagggggaggtgccAGGTTGGGTGtgtaggggaggggggaggtgcaAGGGTGGGGTGTgtaggggagggggggaggtgcaggggtggggtgtgtaggggagggggaggtgcagGGGTGTGGGGTGTGTAGGGGAGCGGGGAGGTGCAGGGGTGGGGTGtgtaggggaggggggaggtgcaggggtggggtgtgtaggggaggggggaggtgcaggggtggggtgtgtaggggagggggaggtgccGGGTTGGtgtaggggagggggaggtgcaggggtgtggggtgtgtaggggaggggggaggtgcaggggtggggtgtgtaggggagggggaggtgcagGGGGGGTGtgtaggggagggggaggtgccGGGTTGGGTGTGTAGGGGAGGGGAGGTACAGGGGGCTGGGGTGTCCCAGGGGAGGGGTTGCAGAGCCGGGGTGCAGGAGTGGGCACGGGACACGGGCCCCGAGGTGCTTGGCCCAGGACAGCGTGTGGCGTCTCCCAAGCACCCGTCCGCGGTGGCAGCACCGGGCAGTGGCCGGCAGGTGTGTGCTGGCCTCACCCCCAGCAGCGCTGACGGGCCCTCGGGTTCCAGATAAGCAACCGGGCTCTGGAGACAGAACCGCCCCCTCCggggctggggtttgaacccagtcAGTCTGGCTCTAAATGCCCTCGTCCACATCGAAAACATCACTAAGGCTCTTGCTCACGAGCAAGGCCTCCCCATTAGAACCTGCCCACCCACCACTAAACCCCGTAGGCCCGGGACCCCCAGGGGTCGGCTCTCGAATCGGGGTGACCCAGCCGTCCCTGTCGCCACAGCACACGGGGGCGCCACCCAGGGGCCCGCGGCACCCCCAGCCCCGCGGGTTCCCCGGTGACGGCCCTGCTGCCTGTCCTCTGCCGACAGTACCTCCACGTGTTCCTCAACGAGGTGACGGCGCTGGTCCCCGTGCTCAATGAGGCCAAGCACTCCTTCGCCGTGTACACCCCCGAGAGGACGCGGCAGAGGTGGCCTGTGCGCCTGGCCGCTGCCACCGAGCAGGACATGAGCGACTGGGTGAGCAGGCGGGGGTCCCGCGGGCGGGGGTGAGGGAGCCTCGGGCTTGGGCCGCCCGGCCTCGCTGACCGGCCCCCTCCCCGCGCCAGCTCGCCCTGCTCAACCTGTGCTGCTGCGAGAGCCGGAGGGTGCACGGCCGCCCCTCCCCGCAGGCCATCTGGTCCGTCACCTGCAAGGGGGACATCTTCGTGAGCGAGCCCAGCCCAGACCTCGAGGCCCCCGAGCGCTGGCTGCCCTGTGACCAGATGTGAGTTGGCTGCGCCTGACGGAGCTGGGGCCCTGGCCCAGAAGGTCACCCAGAGCCCATGAGGACCAGGGGGATGTGGGTGAGGCTGGGAGGCCCTGCACAGGAGGGAGAGGGGATGTCTGTCCGCCCTTCGCTCGTCCGCTCTTGGCGGCCCTGTGTGCCCGGCGCCCAGTCGGACGAGTTGCCTCTGGACAGTGGCAGGGCCTCCGCCCGCAGGAGCGTGCCCCAGGTGGCAGCTGCACCCTGCACTCCAGGAGGCCGTGCTGGCCCGAGTGGTGGCTCATCCTGGTCTGGCGTGACACGCCCGTCCCAGAccccagggggcagggggcactcAGGCTGCTGACCTCGCTCCCGTCTGCGTAACTCCAGGGATCAGGGGCTCttgaagcccccgctcgctgggGGCCTGACCGGCTCCTGCACCAGCTCAGGGTTCGCCTTAGCTGGTTAATTCCCAGTGGGAAGCCAGGCGGGTTCCCTTGTGCTCCATAGAGTCTGTCATTGGAGGCCGAAGGTGAGTAAAGCAGGACGTCCCAGGAGGCCACGGAGCAGCGGGGTAGCTGCTGGAAAGCCCTTCAGGATggtttctcccctcctccccctccctcctcatctCCAGGTTCTGGCGGCAAATGGGAGGCCACCTGCGGGTGGTGGAGGCCAACAGCCGGGGCGTGGTGTGGGGCATCGGCTACGACCACACGGCCTGGGTGTACACGGGTGGCTACGGCGGAGGCTGCTTCCAAGGTGAGGGTGGCAGGACCggctcccccagccctgcccccagcctcccgCATGGGCCGGTCCCCCCTCTAATCCCTGGCTGGCTTCCCCGCCCCATGCCGGAGCCAGAGCCGCTGCGCCAGTACTGACGCTCAGCTGACAGCTGGCTGACAGGTGACCTTCACCACTGCCAACCTCCAAATCCCGGGGCCAACGCACAAAGCGTGAGAGCCCAGAGACCAGGCCTCGCCCCCAATGGGCCTTCCTGGGCACCCACTGCTGAGCTGGAGGCCGTGAAGGTTCTAGAAAGACAGCCGCCAGGGCCAGTCTCCTGATTCCCAGGCCCAGATTCCAGCTCCCCTTTAGATGGGTCGTGCCTTAGGGGACGAGAGCTTGCTGAACCCCTGGGGGCTCCCCGAGTTCTGGAGGTAGGGTCCCTGTGTCTCCTACTGGTAAACGGAGGCAGAAACAAACACCGAAGTGGGACATTCCATGCCACAGCCCACACGCCCCACAGTGGAGGTGGCTAATCCTGTAGAACTGTGGTCCACTGAGACCCCAGGAACGCACATCCGTGCAGGTTTAACAGCTTCCCTGTTTGTGAGGCAGGAATTACTTttgtccccatcttacagatgaggaaagtggggCTCATGGGGTTACATGAGGGGTCCAAGGCACCTTTGTTAGTAAGGAATGAGCTGGGTGGGCCTCACACCTGCCCAGTGCCAGGTAAGTGGGCTGgaaggtgggggaagaggagcAGGCGAGAACAGGGCATGAGGTGGAGGAGTGTCAGATTCTTCTCACCCAGGGCATGCAACCCCAGGATAATCCCAGAGGAGGGAAACCCAAGCCGGCCAGCCCCTGGGAGATAAGCTCAGCCGGCCTGTGAGATAAGCTCAGCCAGCCTGTGAACTCCTCTCGGCCCTCTCCTCCCGCCTGCTCTCACCTAGTCGGGCGGGCAGGTGCGGCCTGGGTCCAGCAtcctcctctccacccccaggCCTGGCCAGCAGTACCAGCAACATCTACACGCAGTCGGACGTAAAGTGTGTCTACATCTATGAGAACCAGCGCTGGAACCCTGTCACGGGCTACACCAGCAGGTGAGCCAGTCGGGCGCCCGCGGAAACAGGACCGAGCTGAACGGGCGCATCTGCTGTAGCGGGAGAGCTGGCATCTGGCCCCAGATGTGGAACTAACTGGATCTTACTGCTTACAGGATTTTCTCCCTTAAAGTATAATGcgtattttaaaaactcacttaCTAGGAGCATAACACACATACAGTGcatgaaacatacacatacatgtacatacgGTGAGATGTATCTAAATATGTTGACATGCCCACATATATCATCGAGTTTTCACAGCTCAAACACCAGCGTAATCGCTATCCGGGTCACGAAATAGAACATCgccacctccctccccatcccctctggTGCTTTTTTTTGAGTGGGGTGGTTACTGAACTTTCTTAAAAAGTTTTGCTTCACTGAAGCTGCTGAGAACATCACACCCTCCACcgaaattattttaattctccAAATGTGAGGCTTTGGGACAAGACAGTCAATACGTTGTGTTTGGTCCAGAAGCGGGACACTCTAGAAAATCTAGATTGTATGCAGCTATTTATTTCCCGCCCACTCAGCACAGAAACGTATTTCTCATACCCTGTCCTGGGGTATTTGGTTCGTTCGTTTTAGAAAGTAAGCGAGTTGTGGTATTTCTTAGCTCTTAAAGCCGCTGCAGGGGTTTCGGCCGGCCAGAACagcggttctcaaacttgagcctCATCCAAGCTCTGCGCTGGGGCCCCTCCCAGACTTGGCCCTGTGGGTCTCTTCTTTCGACTGGTCCCATTTCACATCCTGTATAGTAAAACTACGATCCTAAGTAGAGAGCTTTCCTGAGTTCCCTGAGtcgttctagcaaattatcaaacccgaGGAGGTAATGAGAACCACCCCCAAtttgtagccagttggtcagaagtgcaGTATGGCTGgtatctgaagtgggggcagtcttgcTGGGGACCATGCCCTTTACCTTGTGGGGGCTGAGTGGTGTTGCAGTCCTCCCAGTTGGTGTTGGAACAGCCAGTTCTCTGCAGTGGGTGGACCTGTCCACACTCTCACAGGCAGGGCATGCCCCACATCTTTGCTGGTTTCTTATGTTTTAGCCACACTGGTGAGTGTGTAGTAATATCTCCTGTTTCCAGTTTCCGTTTCCTGGGGGCTAATGGGACAGAGCACCTTTCATACATGTACTGGCACTTGGATACCCTCCTTTGTGAAATGCCCCTTCGAGTCCTTATCCCATGTTTTGGTCGGATGATCTCTTTTCCTTGATTTGCCAGTGCTCTTTACATATGAAGGTGTGAGCCCTTTTTCTGTTACTTCTCCTGTTCTGCAGCTTGCTTTTCACCCTGTTAGTGGTGACTTAATTATTAAATGTAGTCCTGTTGATCATCCTTTTctttacataaaagaaaaataaaacctctaaagcctttaaaaaaaccTCTTAAGAAATCTCATTAACCCCAAGGGGATTAATACATCCTTCTGTCTCTGGAACagcagtcagcaaactttttctataaaggaccaGATAGGAAATAGTTCAGGTGTGGTGGGCCTTAGGGTCTCTGTCACAGTGACTCACTCTGCAGCTGCCGCTTGAAAGCAGCCACGTAAATGAATGAGCATTGCTGTGTCCCAATAAGACGTTATACCTGGACACAAGTTTGAATTGCACAGAATTTTCACGTGTCACAAAGCGTTATCCTTCTTcgaatttttttcaaccatttaaaaatgtaaaaaccacccTTACTTTGTAGGCTGTGCTGAAACAGTCCTGATTAGGCCTGTGGGGTATGTTTTGTCCACCCTGTTCTGGAAGCTTTATTCCTCTGTCTTGTCCATTTAGGTCTAGAACCCCCTGGCCTGAACTACTTGGTATATAGGGTGAGGTAGGGGtcaagtgtttttggttttttactcTCCAGTGAcccacaccatttattgaaaagacggTCCTTCCCCCTTGTATCACAGTGGCCACCTCTGCCTTAACTCCAGTGTCCATGTGGGCAGTGGCCGTTCCCAAGCCCTTCTCTTCCGTGCAGCCTTGGGCATCCTTGTGCTAACCCTACATTGTTCCAGCTGCCGTCCCTTTATGGGAAGTTGTCAAAGCCTCTCATCTTCTTCATCTAGCTTTGGCTCTTCCTGGATCAGTTCTAGATGAATTTCAGAAGCAGTCCTCAAAAGCTCTTGGGGTCTTGGTCAGGATGGCCTTGGATCTGTAGGTCAGTTTGGGTAGAAACGTTATCTCACGTTCCTAAATCTCCAAAATCTGGATGCAGTTTATACCTCCATTTATgcagatctttaatttcttcttaatAAGGTTTTGTGATTTTCTATAACGGGGTCTTGACATCTTTTATAAatggtatttcatatttttgagtcTATGATAAATGGCACaaacttttaaatttcctttgttttttcaaaattgaTGAAAGGAAGAGATTTCAAATAACATGAAGAATAAACTCTAATCCCACCAACCAAAAATAGTAGCCACTATCAGCATTTTGGTGTGTTTCCCCCTGCCCGTCCCCAGTGTGCCTGCGTTTGCTGGTGGCAGGGGGACAGTCAGACATGTACAGATGGCCTGTGACAGCCTCCCAGTTTGATCCCCGAGGGTGGACCTGGCTTATCTCACCTCTCCTCGGTCTTGGACGTGTAGACCGTTCGTGACCTTTTGCTGTCGTCTGGACAGTTTAAAGGATTTCCTCGTGTGTAAATATTTGTGAGTCTCTCTGTTCACCCCAGTAACTCAGGGTTTGAGCCCTTCTAAGGGAGCTGATACACGTTGCCTGCACGTGTTCTGGAAGCCTCCACCCCGGCTGTGTGTAGGGTCCACACGGGATGCTGACCTGcttgcctctccccttcctcctcactCCCTACTTGGTCCTCGGGAGAAGAAAAGCAGCGCCGGGCTCCCCAGCCCGTGTAGAGAGTGCAAAGCCAGGGCCACAGCCGCCCGCGGAGACCACCGTGCGCTGTGTGTTGCTGGGAGTGTATCAGTCAGccggggctgctgtaacaaaacaccACCGGCTGAGCAGCTTAAACAGCAGACGTTTATTCTCTCCGTTCTGGAGGCCGCGGAGTCTGCGATCAGGTGTCAGCAGGCTCGCTTCCTCCTGAGGGCCCTGGGGAGCATCTGTTCcggcctctctcctggcttccGGGGGCCTCCGGTGTTCCTTGTCTGGTGACTCAgttgtcacatggccttctccttgTCTTCACGTCGTCTTCCCAATTTGGGAAACTTGGGTCCAGATGTCCCCGTTTTGTAAGGACGCTGTCATAGTGGATTAGGGCCCGCTCAATAACCATTTCATCTCAACTTGATtctctgcaaagactctatttccaaatgaggtcacactCATAGGcactggggttagggcttcaacgtcTTTTCGGGACACAATGACCCACATCACGAGAGAACGAGGTGTGGGGTTCCTCGGGGGGGTGGCCTGGCTGTGGTTGGTTGGCGCCTGGCCCCCGTGTGATGTGGGGTCCCCCCGTTGCTGTCGCCGCCCTGGGGCCATCCTGTTTCCGCCCCCTCACCCCTCCAGAGATGCAGCCGTCCCAGGGGCCTGGGCGGGGGGGCCGTTCTCCCCTCTCTCTGGCGTCACCTCGGCCCTGTTGTCCTGCACAGGGGTCTGCCCACTGACCGGTACATGTGGAGTGACGCCACGGGCCTGCAGGAGTGCACCAAGGCCAGCACGAAGCCCCCGTCCCTGCAGTGGGCCTGGGTAAGCTCCgggctggggcggggcgggggctgcAGTGGGGGGTGTCCGCCCGCACTGACCCACCCGTCCCCCAGGTTTCTGACTGGTTCGTGGATTTCAGCGTCCCTGGGGGCACAGACCAGGAGGGGTGGCAGTACGCCAGCGACTTCCCTGCGTAAGCATGTCTCTCTCtgcgtggggagggggctgggacccCGAGTGTCAGGCCTGGTCAGCCAGGCAgagtccctgccccctgcccggcAGTGCAGGCCCTTCACGGTACACAGTTCATGTCCAGATGGAGGATGGAGCCGGGCCAGACTGAGCCAGGGCCTGAGCCTGGCTTCTGAGCAAACCCAGGCTGGTTTATCCTGGACTGATCCCCCCCGCTTTGGCCTCGGGCCCTGAGCTTGACTGCTCCCCAGAAGGGCTCTGATGgcgcctgggggtggggagggctcaGAGGCCCCTTAGCTAGAACCCACCCCCAAGCTGGGCAGCTGCCAGCCCCAGGGAGACCCCGCAGGGAGGCCCGGGCGGGGCCAGAGGCATCTGAAGCAGGAGGATGGTGTCCTCCCTTACCTGCTGCCCCCGAGCCCCGCCTCAGCTCACACTGAGGGCCGGGCTCTGTAACTCCTGGGGAAAGGGATGTGCGTGCAGCGTCACCTTCCAGAAACTTCCACGGCATGATCTCAACGTCAGCTTCTTCCTCTGCAGCTTGTACCACGGGCACAAAACCATGAAGGATTTCGTCAGGAGAAGGTGCTGGACCAGGTAAGGAGGGAGGTAACTGGGGGGTGCCGCCATGACCCTCCCTGCCTCGGCCTCAGTCCCTGTGGAAATAAAGGGGAGGTTagaggggggaggagaaaagaGGATCAAAGTAAATGTCAGCCCAGGAAGTGCCCCCGGGCTCCCAGTGCTGTTTCTGAAGAGTTTGTTTTCAAGAACAAACAAGAGAAATGTTGGCAGGCTCTACAGGACCCGCAGGACGGGAGGAAGGCCTGGCTGGGGGGTGGAGGCCAGGCAGGGGCGGACGGCGTCAAGGGTGGTGCCCACCGGCTCCTCCGGGGGGTCGGAAGTTGCGGCCCCCGCCCTCCCCAGGGCCAGGGGCCTGGCTGCTCCCTTCTGTCCTGAGCAGACGGCCCTGAGGCTCACGGCGGCATCAGGGTGCCCCGGGGCTTTGCTCTCTTCCTGCCGCACAGAAAGTGCAAGCTGGTGACCAGCGGGCCCTGGCTGGAGGTGGCCCCCATCGCCCTGGGGGACGTGTCCATCATTCCGGAGATCCCGGGTGCCCACGGGAGCGGGCCCGGCATCGCGCTCTGGGCCGTCAGTGACAAGGGGGACGTGTTGTGCCGTCTGGGTGTGTGCGAGCTCAACCCCGCGGTGAGCACCTGGTGGGACCCAgggcctgcccacctgcccacctgccAGCCCTCTTGAAGCTCTGGCGGATTCTTACCGAGATAGGACTCTTTGGTGGAGTCGGGCAGGGATCAGGCCTCCCCAGGCCTCTGCCCAGGACGTTCCCTGGGACCGGTGGACACCGCTCGTGGCCCGAGGGGTCGCCAAGCCCTGCGGGCAGTTGGAGCTGAGGACGAGGTTGGCGTGAGGAGCCGCCAGCTCCCGGAGCCCGGGAGGGTGACAGAGGCGGGGCCCGGCCGCCCTGAGTGTCCCTCCTCCCCGCCTGCAGGGCTCCTCCTGGCTGCACGTGGGCACCGACCAGCCCTTCGCCTCCGTCTCCATCGGGGGCTGCTACCAGGTGTGGGCCGTGGCCAGGGACGGTTCCGCCTTCTACCGTGGCTCCGTGTCCCCGTCCAAGCCGGCTGGTGAGTGCCACCCCTCGGGGGGATCCCCACCTGCCGCCACCGCTGCCATGTTGTGACGGGCGCCAGGGGGCAGCTGGAGCTGCTTCCGCTTCCGGGGAAGCCGGCTGACGGGTCTCCGTGTAGTTCAACAAGCATTTACCGAACACACCTGTGGACCAGGCGCGGGGGCCGTGCTGGGCTCCCCCGAGGCCATCCCCCTCCGCTGGGACTGACCCAGGGGTGGTCACCTGGCGATGGGGCTGCCCTTCACCATCCTTGGCCTCCTGCCCCTCGGGGACAGCCCTGGGCACCCTGCACAGCCCATCCACAGTGTCCACCCTGGCTGCCCTCCGGGAGTGCAGGCCGTGCAGGCTTGTTCTTGGCTGGACTTCTGGGCAGTGTCCGGCACGGGGATGGATGGACCGACGGGTGGGTGGTGGTTGGCGCATCGCCAGCCTCCACGAGGGGCAGTGGGTTCGCACAGTGGCCCTGAGGCTGGGTCTCCACCGCGTGCTGGGCCGGGCACCTTCCTGGCCCTGTTCGGGACAGCGGCCCATCGGGCCCCACCGTCTGGAAGCTGCCACAGCCTCGGGCGGGCCCTGGGGAGGGCCCTGGGCAGGCGGGGCATCGAAGGGACAGCAGGACATGGGTCAGCTCGCGCTGGGCCCTCTCACACTTGTGGTCAGGCCAGTCTGGGGACAGAGGCCGGCCGCACCTGCTCGACCCTGTGAGCTGCAGAGGAGGCCACGTGCTCCAGGAGCACCGGGGTGACAGTTTCGGTGCTGCATCCCAAATCCAATCTCCCATCGCAGGCGACTGCTGGTACCTCATCCCATCTCCTCCCAAACAGAGACTGAAACAGGTGTCCGTGGGGCGCACAGCGGTGTTCGCCTTGGACGAGAACGGCAAGTGGTTTCTGATCCCCAGCGGTCACCAGGGGAGGTCTGGGGTTCCCTGAGCGCGCCGACGGGATGAGCCCAGCCCCTCGCCCGCCCCAGGCCCAACACGAGACCTTCCTAAGCCCCATGAGAGGCCGCCAGCCTGAGGTCAGCCTCCAAGCAGGCCCCTCCCCCAGGTCATGCAGGGTCGGGGCCACCAGCCCCCCCCCGGTGCTCAGGCCTGCCTGCACCTCGGGAGGAGGACCCAGTGCCAAGGCCTGGGAGCATCTTCTAGACGGTGCCACCCAAGCCCGCGACTCGGGAGCCCCGCGGCAGCTGGGGCTGGCGGAGCTCACCTGCCCGGCCCAGGCCATCCCTGCCCCGTCCCCCGTGCCACCTCCAGCCAGCTCCGCCCGTGCCCTTTAATGGCCTGTAGTTGTTGTCGCAGCTGAGCAAGGCGAGGAAAGGCGGAATTGGGACTGGAACCCAGGGACTTTATTCCAGACCAGGTCTCTTTATTGTTTAAAGAATTCCTTGTcctcggtttctcatgcatagaAAGCAGAGGAGGGTGCCAGCCCAGCACAGCGGGACAATTCGGAAGTGAGGGGGAGGCAAACgtgggagggcagggctggctccGGCCAGGGTCTCTCCGGCTGTGGGTCAGCAGGAGCCCCGGGCAGTGGGGGGGATGCAGAGGGAGAGCCCGCCTGTCTCGTGGTCAGACGTCCCGGCCTTGCAGACCCCGAAGTGGATCCCGACGCTCGGGGCCTCACGGTATCGGCGCTTCTCTCCTAGGGAACCTGTGGTACCGCCAGGGGGTCACACCCAGCTACCCGCAGGGCACCAGCTGGGAACACGTATCCAACAATGTGCGCCGCGTGTCCGTGGGGCCCCTGGACCAGGTCTGGGGtgacgggggcggggggtgggcgcTTGCCCTGGGGCCGGGGACTGGGGAGGATCCGGGTTTCTGCTCTGGTCTCCCCACTACCGTCTCCACGGTCCCCCTGCAGCGGTGGGGCCGGGCCTTCAGTGGGTCTGCATTCCAGGTCTGGGTCATTGCCAGCAAAGTCCAGGGGAGCCACAGCCTGAGCCGGGGAACTGTGTGTCGCCGCACGGGTGTGCAGCCCCTGGAGCccaaggggcagggctgggactaTGGCATCGGGGTGAGCAGGGCTGGGCACGGGGCGGCTGTGCTGGCCTGGGGCTCCGAGCCCTGCGGGCTCTCAGGTGGGAGGCCCCAGGCAGAGCCCCCCAAGAGTCCAACCGTCTAGAAGGATGGTCTCTGCCCCTTGACCCCAGGTCACTCCGCTCTCTCCTTTCAGGGGGGCTGGGATCACCTGTCCGTCCGGGCCAGTGCCACCAGGGCCCCCAGGAGCTCATCCCAGGAGACGGCCGGCAAGCGCAGAGGGGAGCAGGGCCTCGCCAGTGGGCCCTCGAAGGTGGCCGGTGCCCCGCAGGAGACCCCCAATCCCGTCTGCTGCTGAGGCCGCTTC contains these protein-coding regions:
- the TECPR1 gene encoding tectonin beta-propeller repeat-containing protein 1 isoform X4 translates to MPSSELWAVDLFGRVFTLSTAGQQWELCRDAHLEFKRVSAAAPCCWGIACDNQVYVRVGASDVPIRCREEAYENQRWNPVGGFCEALLPSDRWPWSDVSGLQHRPLDGVALPSPHWEWESDWYVDENFGGEPTEKGGWTYAIDFPHTYTRDKKWNSCVRRRRWTRYRRYKSRDTWAKIPSEDDPQQWPDPFSDLSVGGWEITDEPVGRLSVWAVSLQGKVWYREDVSHSNPEGSSWSLVDTPGEAVQISCGPHDLLWVSLWEGQALVREGINRNNPKGSSWSVVEPPTSENGILHVSAGVGVVWAVTKDRKVWFRRGVNSHNPCGTSWIEMVGEMMMVNVGLNDQVWGIGWTDRALYFRHGVTQSELSGKTWKAIVAGRECDGSRAGSLSSLLSAGCFFGDEVRGGGESRVPSDSEAERPGPDPERDVEVAGPASTPAELPWTNIDLKEPKKGPSHAAADFPEATNLSSLALLPLGLEEPDSTDCHALWAWVSGGGCAVEAHTTLKWFTAHSGLPASMQMLSLPITPAQTAAWRKQIFQQLTERTQRELENFRHYEQAVEQSVWVKTGALQWWCDWKPHKWVDVRVALEQFTGHDGVRDSILFIYYVVHEEKKYLHVFLNEVTALVPVLNEAKHSFAVYTPERTRQRWPVRLAAATEQDMSDWLALLNLCCCESRRVHGRPSPQAIWSVTCKGDIFVSEPSPDLEAPERWLPCDQMFWRQMGGHLRVVEANSRGVVWGIGYDHTAWVYTGGYGGGCFQGLASSTSNIYTQSDVKCVYIYENQRWNPVTGYTSRGLPTDRYMWSDATGLQECTKASTKPPSLQWAWVSDWFVDFSVPGGTDQEGWQYASDFPALYHGHKTMKDFVRRRCWTRAPPGCTWAPTSPSPPSPSGAATRCGPWPGTVPPSTVAPCPRPSRLATAGTSSHLLPNRD
- the TECPR1 gene encoding tectonin beta-propeller repeat-containing protein 1 isoform X3 — protein: MPSSELWAVDLFGRVFTLSTAGQQWELCRDAHLEFKRVSAAAPCCWGIACDNQVYVRVGASDVPIRCREEAYENQRWNPVGGFCEALLPSDRWPWSDVSGLQHRPLDGVALPSPHWEWESDWYVDENFGGEPTEKGGWTYAIDFPHTYTRDKKWNSCVRRRRWTRYRRYKSRDTWAKIPSEDDPQQWPDPFSDLSVGGWEITDEPVGRLSVWAVSLQGKVWYREDVSHSNPEGSSWSLVDTPGEAVQISCGPHDLLWVSLWEGQALVREGINRNNPKGSSWSVVEPPTSENGILHVSAGVGVVWAVTKDRKVWFRRGVNSHNPCGTSWIEMVGEMMMVNVGLNDQVWGIGWTDRALYFRHGVTQSELSGKTWKAIVAGRECDGSRAGSLSSLLSAGCFFGDEVRGGGESRVPSDSEAERPGPDPERDVEVAGPASTPAELPWTNIDLKEPKKGPSHAAADFPEATNLSSLALLPLGLEEPDSTDCHALWAWVSGGGCAVEAHTTLKWFTAHSGLPASMQMLSLPITPAQTAAWRKQIFQQLTERTQRELENFRHYEQAVEQSVWVKTGALQWWCDWKPHKWVDVRVALEQFTGHDGVRDSILFIYYVVHEEKKYLHVFLNEVTALVPVLNEAKHSFAVYTPERTRQRWPVRLAAATEQDMSDWLALLNLCCCESRRVHGRPSPQAIWSVTCKGDIFVSEPSPDLEAPERWLPCDQMFWRQMGGHLRVVEANSRGVVWGIGYDHTAWVYTGGYGGGCFQGLASSTSNIYTQSDVKCVYIYENQRWNPVTGYTSRGLPTDRYMWSDATGLQECTKASTKPPSLQWAWVSDWFVDFSVPGGTDQEGWQYASDFPALYHGHKTMKDFVRRRCWTRAPPGCTWAPTSPSPPSPSGAATRCGPWPGTVPPSTVAPCPRPSRLVSATPRGDPHLPPPLPCCDGRQGAAGAASASGEAG